The following are encoded together in the Actinoplanes sp. N902-109 genome:
- a CDS encoding hybrid non-ribosomal peptide synthetase/type I polyketide synthase: protein MRDTTSPALSEGPAVQFGGMPRNAVEALLRAARERPEAGVVTINPDGGGSFLSYPDLLDRARRLLGGLRGHGVCPGDHVILRDLAPADFFAAFWGCLIGGIRPVAVAGARDTAARTRDTWHLLDRPLVVGAAADGPAAVAVADLAAAEPAAVEHQPGEDDVAMLMLSSGSTGAAKAARITHRALAEFAAGSAGEMGLRPGDSTLNWLPLDHSGAFFLYHLLPVFAGCTNVHAPTDYVLADPLRWLDLMSARRIAHSWAPMFGYRLVIRAVADGDGRGWDLSALRSLVSGGEQIVPEAVSAFLTAVAPYGVVPESFRPCWGMAETVTAITWGRFIDPGGVRHVLRASLGGDITWAAAGTPAEDVTSLVAVGRPAAGAALRIVDRAGAALPERRAGRLQVRSKRITTGYEHNPEATAQALTADGWLETGDLGFLVDGALVVTGRAKDILIINGQNHSCAEIEAVAGAVPGVTPGAVGAAGIPDAQSGSERLAIGFAVADPADRPAHESTARAIRAALFRVLHLSDVQVTPIPAADFPRTGSGKVRRGELVRMLARTGRVPALSAVREVVAEVLGRTPGADVPFFDLGLTSVALARIRAGLELRLGAPVAATACYEHPTINALAAHLDEPGGAVRARGLAEPAAGPARGIAVIGMAARFPGAADLDQFWDDLREGRNRVTDLGRGAPEDPELRRVAGMLDDVDAFDAGFFGISAKEADLIDAGHRLFLQCCYHALEQGGYAGDTGAARVGVFAGSGMHLYGHQDPAPGGAGTLHAATGTLPDFLATRVAHRLGLTGPAIGVQTACSTSLVAVHLAVQALLQGDADLALAGAAAVRVPQEAGYRYVPGSILSESGRCRPFDIAADGTVGGNGVAAVLLKPLDRALADGDTIHAVIIGSAVNNDGRAKAGFTAPGADGHTAVVREALRRASVPADSISYLEAHGTATPVGDAVEFQALARAMGADTGRTGFCSLGSVKGTIGHLDTCAGMAGLLKTILMLRHRELVATVGLTEPNPGFGWARSPFVPAVERRAWTSPGGPRRAGVSALGVGGTNAHVILEEAPPVVRPGPDSGAVVLALSAADPDSLAELTSRLAADLDTHADRPVADVAATLALGRPHLPYRRAVPGRTNSELAAALRTGTTAGRPARERPLVFVFSGQGNAWLGMGARLYADFPEARLLLDEGERFFRTEFSQSLLTGLLAPASPGKDTQWPAATVQPALFALQAAQFRAWSALGVRPAAVVGHSVGEFAALYAAGALSFADGLALTAERGRLMQATAPGGMLAVTAPAGDVARLAAMTGLEYAAANTADHHVLAGREDTVRRAEALLDREGVPCRRLAVDRAFHTSLMDPVPAALRRHLDRITLRPLDRMLVTAADAVAHATGTTPSPDDLSAQARRPVDFAGSLAVLHAAGHDTFVELGPGRVLSRLGRQALPESFWTASQPGPDGDALWPALAELYERGVDPEWTAVARQGRRTPLPAYPFRRTRFAVPAPPAVVAAPAAAVTPPAAAVTPPAAAVTPPAAAVATPAASPDAGEDRVLRRIAELTAPWLGDRPAAFDPARTFLEQGGDSLTMMAIARDLGAEFGVPVALRDLVERTDTPRKLAQRIVASAPASPPVEVTAPAVPDGPAPHVPVADQERLDRQLARLEHLVGRMEALTDRPIESSAPARVTGTAAPAATTQGCDFSLYFFGDYPDDAERDKYRLIQEAARFADDHGFHTLWLPERHFDSFGALFPNPSVLAAALAAQTSRIRLHAGSVVLPLHQPLRVAEEWSVVDNISHGRAGLCVASGWHANDFVLAPDNFGRHRELMYENLHTLRQLWSGEPMQARSGSGEQVDVRVYPRPVQEQPPLFAAVLANPDSYRRAAEAGLGVVTNLMTQSIDDLAANIALYRRTRQEHGLDPATGRVVVLVHTYLAADHDAARRTAYEPFCAYLRSSLTLLNSVTTSLGVDVDLAAADPDDVEFLLEQAFARYCEDRALIGSVAGCTPVLRGLLAAGVDEVACFVDFGVATDRVLAGLTELDELRRRHLPSAVPAGTGRPEPHQHPASAMSPAQRRIWFLEQLHPGRTSYHEAKSIRFDGPLDVAALRGALERVVRRHPALRSVVTEDGEPRLRVLEHCTIACPLVDRTATDEETAVKELLTGELAAPLNLTTGPLVRAALLRLAPDRHVLLLVAHHIVFDSLSTRIFTRDLAACYRAWPGEATDLPVLLPPAGPTPGAPAADDPGAALRYWTDRLSGAPELHLPTELAAQQRSEGRGAHLARGWSAELAGLARAVGAEHRATVFAVMLGAVAVALWRLSGQDDFVLGAALTRRPGDRQNDIGMYVDTFPLRVGIEENLTFGAFAHRLGACVMAAYQYGAVPFEDVVAALNPARDPGRNPLFQVAVEFESAADDTAFAPALTATPMDLPKDRVPIELTLHLSHGGAGMRCLAEYDADRYDDASVRRLLDYVDLALRHALSDPDVTLRGLPALTEADSVLTAAAAGPPAYPFPGGLHELILDRARRRPDAVALVHGTAETTYRDLDARSERAALRLRARGVTHGDLVAVCLPRGADLIVWLLAILRSGAAYLPVDFALPCARKDFLLADSGAVLLVTGEREPGWPARVPVIDVDDDGPDDPGPLAPVAVAPDDLAYCIYTSGSTGRPKGVDVPHRGPVNLVLWDLAERGPQDTLQWSSPSFDGSVMEIFTTLAGGARLVLVDDDVRYDPAAVAEVIRRDRVARLFMPFTPLKYLMETHPVLPSLRTLVSAGERTGSTPALVDFLVAHPSCTLVNMYGPTEGSVAATAYRVEPGDTQPPVGSPVAGTTIRLLGRDGRPVPIGTPGEIHLAGTGVARGYRNRPDETGAAFLPDPERPGTLMYRTGDLARRRADGLLVYLGRADDQVKIRGHRIEPGEVQRVLLTLPGIRDAAVAARPGTDGEPRLVAWVVPHDRTDGWDPAALGEAAARFLPSYLVPARWVRLDVLPVTPNGKLDRDRLPEPPEPDTIGHPPTSDLEKRLHDLWREELGCPAFDVTRTFFDLGGHSLSAVRLLHRVAEDLGRELSLKDFFQAPTVRSVAARLAAAHTVPLTSAQRRMWRRHQAHGRPEVHTMGLRVDLTGPLDHLALATALNEVVRRHDALRIRVVHRDGVPQQEIVAPFHLDVPVTELPKDEQVVQRWCAEQTGAAFALDRAPLLRVRVARLAEEQWVLVFAAHHIIGDGWSLHLLWQEISELYSAQVTGRTPAPAPPSRQFSEYARREHTELQGDRRRALEAYWRELLAGAELDAALPGNRPRPARLSGRGAVHRCHIGAHTTAGLRAVAEEAGASLPTVLAARCGLWLSRLCGRQTVVLALSSARRSHPGDETVVGYLGEAVPVRIDVAEAADFAQLVRHTGERLYSALDHEALPLADIWQAADPGRPALLAPDIMVTVMSGPAPQVRMAGLVAQVTPVAAPGVARTGLYVVLTPAATGVDVAIEYSTDLFTEETVASWAAELAELG, encoded by the coding sequence GTGAGAGACACCACTTCCCCGGCGCTGAGCGAAGGACCCGCGGTGCAGTTCGGCGGCATGCCGCGCAACGCCGTCGAGGCCCTGCTACGAGCGGCCCGCGAACGCCCGGAGGCCGGGGTCGTCACGATCAATCCCGACGGCGGTGGCAGCTTCCTCAGCTATCCGGACCTGCTCGACCGGGCTCGGCGCCTCCTGGGCGGCCTGCGCGGGCACGGGGTGTGCCCGGGTGACCACGTCATACTCCGCGATCTCGCGCCGGCTGACTTCTTCGCCGCCTTCTGGGGGTGTCTGATCGGTGGCATCCGGCCGGTGGCCGTGGCCGGGGCGCGGGACACGGCGGCTCGCACCCGCGACACCTGGCACCTGCTCGACCGGCCGCTCGTGGTCGGTGCCGCCGCGGACGGGCCGGCGGCGGTGGCCGTCGCCGATCTCGCCGCCGCCGAACCAGCCGCGGTGGAGCACCAGCCGGGCGAGGACGACGTAGCGATGCTCATGCTCTCGTCGGGCAGCACCGGTGCGGCCAAGGCCGCCCGGATCACCCATCGTGCGCTCGCCGAGTTCGCCGCCGGCAGTGCCGGCGAGATGGGGCTGCGGCCGGGCGACTCCACGCTGAACTGGCTGCCGCTGGACCACAGCGGGGCGTTCTTCCTGTACCACCTGTTGCCGGTCTTCGCCGGATGCACCAATGTGCACGCGCCGACCGACTACGTGCTCGCCGACCCGCTGCGCTGGCTGGACCTCATGTCGGCGCGGCGGATCGCGCACAGCTGGGCCCCGATGTTCGGCTACCGGCTGGTGATCCGGGCCGTGGCGGACGGGGACGGGCGCGGCTGGGACCTGTCGGCGCTGCGGTCGCTGGTCAGCGGCGGTGAGCAGATCGTTCCCGAGGCGGTGTCCGCCTTCCTGACGGCGGTCGCGCCGTACGGTGTCGTACCGGAGTCGTTCCGGCCGTGCTGGGGCATGGCCGAAACCGTCACCGCCATCACGTGGGGCCGCTTCATCGATCCGGGCGGCGTGCGGCACGTGCTGCGCGCCAGCCTCGGCGGGGACATCACCTGGGCTGCCGCCGGCACGCCCGCCGAGGACGTCACCTCGCTGGTCGCCGTGGGGCGCCCGGCCGCCGGGGCCGCGCTGCGCATCGTCGACCGCGCCGGCGCTGCGCTGCCGGAACGGCGGGCCGGCCGGCTCCAGGTGCGGTCGAAGCGGATCACCACGGGTTACGAGCACAATCCCGAGGCGACGGCGCAGGCCCTGACCGCCGACGGCTGGCTGGAGACCGGTGACCTCGGTTTCCTGGTGGACGGTGCGCTGGTGGTGACCGGCCGGGCCAAGGACATCCTGATCATCAACGGGCAGAACCACTCCTGTGCCGAGATCGAAGCCGTGGCCGGAGCCGTGCCCGGGGTGACGCCCGGGGCGGTGGGTGCGGCGGGCATACCGGACGCGCAGAGCGGCAGCGAACGCCTGGCCATCGGCTTCGCGGTGGCCGACCCGGCGGACCGGCCGGCCCACGAGTCCACGGCGCGCGCCATCCGTGCGGCGCTGTTCCGGGTGCTGCACCTGTCCGACGTCCAGGTCACCCCGATCCCGGCGGCGGACTTCCCGCGGACGGGCAGCGGCAAGGTGCGCCGCGGGGAGCTCGTGCGGATGCTGGCGCGGACGGGCCGGGTCCCGGCCTTGTCTGCCGTACGGGAGGTCGTCGCCGAGGTGCTCGGGCGCACCCCCGGCGCGGATGTGCCCTTCTTCGACCTGGGTCTGACCTCGGTGGCGCTGGCCAGGATCCGGGCCGGTCTGGAATTGCGGCTGGGTGCGCCCGTCGCCGCGACGGCCTGTTACGAGCACCCGACGATCAACGCCCTCGCCGCCCACCTGGACGAGCCGGGCGGCGCTGTCCGGGCCCGCGGGCTCGCGGAACCGGCGGCCGGCCCGGCCCGCGGGATCGCTGTGATCGGGATGGCGGCCCGGTTCCCCGGCGCCGCCGACCTGGACCAGTTCTGGGACGACCTGCGGGAGGGCCGCAACCGGGTCACCGACCTCGGCCGCGGGGCACCGGAGGACCCGGAGCTTCGCCGCGTGGCCGGGATGCTCGACGACGTGGACGCCTTCGACGCCGGCTTCTTCGGCATCAGCGCCAAGGAGGCCGACCTGATCGACGCCGGGCACCGGTTGTTCCTGCAGTGCTGCTACCACGCCCTGGAACAGGGCGGGTACGCCGGGGACACCGGCGCGGCGCGGGTCGGTGTCTTCGCCGGCTCCGGCATGCACCTGTACGGGCACCAGGACCCCGCGCCGGGCGGAGCGGGCACGTTGCACGCGGCGACCGGAACCCTGCCCGACTTCCTGGCCACCCGGGTGGCCCACCGCCTCGGGCTGACCGGCCCCGCGATCGGTGTCCAGACCGCCTGCTCCACCTCGCTGGTGGCCGTCCACCTCGCGGTACAGGCGTTGCTGCAGGGCGACGCGGACCTCGCGCTGGCGGGGGCCGCGGCCGTCCGGGTGCCGCAGGAAGCCGGCTACCGGTACGTCCCCGGCTCGATCCTGTCGGAGTCGGGCCGCTGCCGGCCGTTCGACATCGCCGCCGACGGGACCGTGGGCGGCAACGGCGTGGCGGCCGTCCTGCTCAAACCGCTCGACCGTGCCCTCGCCGACGGCGACACGATCCACGCGGTGATCATCGGCTCGGCGGTCAACAACGACGGCCGCGCCAAGGCAGGTTTCACCGCGCCGGGCGCCGACGGGCACACCGCGGTCGTGCGGGAGGCGTTGCGCCGGGCTTCCGTCCCAGCGGACTCGATCTCCTACCTGGAGGCGCACGGCACCGCGACCCCCGTGGGCGATGCCGTCGAGTTCCAGGCCCTGGCGCGGGCGATGGGTGCGGACACCGGTCGCACGGGTTTCTGCTCGCTCGGCTCGGTCAAGGGGACCATCGGGCATCTGGACACCTGCGCGGGCATGGCCGGTCTGCTCAAGACGATTCTCATGCTGCGGCACCGGGAGCTGGTCGCGACCGTCGGGCTGACCGAGCCGAACCCCGGCTTCGGATGGGCGCGCAGCCCGTTCGTGCCCGCCGTCGAGCGGCGGGCGTGGACCTCGCCCGGCGGGCCGCGGCGGGCCGGGGTGAGCGCCCTGGGCGTCGGCGGCACCAACGCGCACGTGATCCTGGAGGAAGCTCCGCCGGTGGTGCGGCCCGGGCCGGACAGCGGTGCCGTCGTCCTCGCGCTGTCCGCCGCCGACCCCGACAGCCTCGCCGAGCTGACCAGCAGGCTGGCCGCCGACCTGGACACGCACGCCGATCGTCCGGTCGCTGACGTCGCCGCGACGCTGGCCCTCGGCCGCCCGCACCTGCCCTACCGGCGGGCGGTGCCGGGGCGGACGAACAGCGAGCTCGCCGCCGCCCTGCGGACCGGCACGACCGCGGGCCGGCCGGCCCGGGAACGCCCCCTGGTCTTCGTCTTCAGCGGTCAGGGCAACGCATGGCTCGGCATGGGGGCGCGGCTGTACGCGGATTTCCCGGAGGCGCGGCTGCTGCTCGATGAGGGGGAGCGCTTCTTCCGTACGGAGTTCTCGCAGAGCCTGCTCACCGGCTTGCTGGCGCCGGCCTCGCCCGGCAAGGACACGCAGTGGCCGGCAGCGACGGTGCAACCGGCCCTCTTCGCGCTGCAGGCGGCCCAGTTCCGGGCCTGGAGCGCGCTCGGTGTCCGGCCCGCCGCCGTTGTGGGGCACAGCGTCGGGGAATTCGCCGCGCTGTACGCCGCCGGGGCGCTGTCGTTCGCCGACGGTCTCGCGCTGACCGCCGAACGCGGCCGGCTGATGCAGGCCACCGCACCGGGGGGCATGCTCGCCGTCACGGCACCGGCCGGGGACGTGGCGCGCCTGGCCGCCATGACCGGGCTCGAGTACGCGGCGGCCAACACCGCCGACCACCATGTGCTGGCCGGTCGGGAGGACACCGTGCGGCGCGCGGAGGCGCTGCTGGACCGGGAAGGCGTGCCGTGCCGGCGGCTGGCGGTCGACCGGGCCTTCCACACGTCGCTGATGGATCCGGTGCCCGCCGCGCTGCGCCGCCACCTCGACCGGATCACCTTGCGACCGCTCGACCGGATGCTGGTCACCGCGGCCGATGCCGTCGCCCACGCCACCGGCACGACACCCTCTCCCGACGACCTGAGCGCGCAGGCCCGGCGCCCGGTCGATTTCGCCGGCTCGCTGGCCGTGCTGCACGCCGCCGGCCACGACACCTTCGTGGAGCTCGGCCCCGGCCGGGTGCTGTCCCGGCTCGGCCGCCAGGCGCTGCCGGAAAGCTTCTGGACGGCGAGCCAGCCCGGCCCGGACGGCGACGCGCTGTGGCCCGCGCTGGCCGAGCTCTACGAACGCGGCGTCGATCCGGAGTGGACCGCGGTGGCCCGGCAGGGCCGGCGGACACCACTGCCCGCGTATCCGTTCCGGCGGACCCGGTTCGCCGTGCCGGCCCCGCCCGCCGTGGTTGCCGCCCCGGCCGCCGCGGTCACGCCGCCCGCCGCCGCGGTCACGCCGCCCGCCGCCGCGGTCACGCCGCCGGCCGCTGCGGTTGCGACCCCGGCCGCGTCGCCCGACGCGGGTGAGGACCGGGTCCTGCGCCGGATCGCCGAGCTGACCGCTCCCTGGCTGGGTGACCGGCCGGCGGCGTTCGACCCGGCGCGCACGTTCCTGGAGCAGGGCGGCGACTCGCTGACGATGATGGCGATCGCCCGGGACCTGGGTGCGGAGTTCGGCGTACCCGTCGCTCTGCGCGATCTGGTCGAGAGGACCGACACCCCGCGCAAGCTCGCGCAGCGCATTGTCGCCTCGGCGCCGGCCTCACCGCCGGTCGAGGTGACCGCGCCGGCCGTCCCTGACGGGCCGGCACCGCACGTCCCGGTGGCGGACCAGGAGCGGCTGGACCGACAGCTGGCCCGGCTGGAGCACCTCGTCGGCCGCATGGAGGCGTTGACGGACCGCCCGATCGAGTCCTCCGCCCCGGCCCGGGTCACCGGGACCGCCGCGCCCGCAGCCACCACGCAGGGGTGCGATTTCAGTCTGTACTTCTTCGGCGACTACCCCGACGACGCGGAGCGGGACAAGTACCGCTTGATCCAGGAGGCGGCCCGCTTCGCCGACGACCACGGTTTCCACACCCTGTGGCTGCCGGAACGGCACTTCGACTCCTTCGGAGCGCTGTTCCCGAACCCGTCCGTGCTCGCCGCCGCCCTCGCCGCGCAGACCTCCCGGATCCGGTTGCACGCCGGGTCCGTCGTCCTGCCGTTGCACCAGCCGTTGCGGGTGGCCGAGGAGTGGTCGGTCGTCGACAACATCTCCCACGGGCGCGCCGGACTGTGCGTCGCCAGCGGCTGGCACGCGAACGACTTCGTGCTCGCTCCGGACAACTTCGGCAGACACCGGGAATTGATGTACGAAAACCTGCACACCCTGCGGCAACTGTGGTCCGGGGAGCCGATGCAGGCCCGGTCGGGCAGCGGTGAGCAGGTCGACGTCCGCGTCTACCCCCGTCCCGTCCAGGAGCAACCGCCGCTGTTCGCCGCCGTGCTCGCCAATCCGGACAGCTATCGCCGGGCGGCCGAGGCCGGCCTCGGTGTGGTGACCAACCTGATGACCCAGTCGATCGACGACCTGGCCGCCAACATCGCCCTGTACCGGCGGACCCGGCAGGAGCACGGGCTCGATCCCGCCACCGGCCGGGTGGTCGTGCTCGTGCACACCTACCTGGCGGCCGACCATGACGCGGCGCGGCGGACGGCGTACGAACCCTTCTGCGCCTACCTGCGCTCGTCGCTGACGCTGCTCAACTCGGTCACGACCAGCTTGGGCGTCGACGTGGACCTGGCCGCGGCCGACCCGGACGACGTGGAGTTCCTCCTGGAGCAGGCATTCGCGCGGTACTGCGAGGACCGGGCCCTGATCGGCAGCGTTGCCGGGTGCACCCCGGTCCTGCGCGGCCTGCTGGCGGCGGGGGTCGACGAAGTGGCCTGTTTCGTCGATTTCGGGGTGGCCACCGATCGGGTGCTCGCCGGGCTCACCGAACTCGACGAACTGCGCCGCCGGCATCTGCCGAGCGCCGTACCGGCCGGGACCGGCCGGCCCGAGCCGCATCAGCACCCCGCATCCGCCATGTCGCCGGCTCAGCGCCGGATCTGGTTCCTGGAGCAGCTGCACCCGGGACGCACCTCCTACCACGAGGCCAAGTCGATCCGGTTCGACGGACCGCTCGACGTCGCGGCGCTGCGGGGCGCGCTGGAGCGGGTGGTGCGGCGGCATCCCGCCCTGCGCTCCGTCGTCACCGAGGACGGGGAGCCACGCCTGCGCGTCCTGGAGCATTGCACGATCGCCTGCCCTCTTGTGGACCGGACGGCGACCGATGAGGAGACAGCCGTCAAGGAGCTGCTCACCGGGGAGCTTGCCGCTCCCCTGAACCTCACGACCGGGCCGCTGGTGCGCGCCGCCTTGCTCCGGCTTGCCCCCGACCGGCATGTCCTGCTGCTGGTCGCGCATCACATCGTCTTCGACTCGTTGTCCACCAGGATCTTCACCCGCGACCTCGCCGCCTGCTACCGGGCGTGGCCGGGTGAAGCCACGGACCTGCCGGTCCTGCTCCCGCCGGCCGGCCCGACGCCGGGTGCCCCCGCGGCGGACGACCCCGGTGCAGCGCTGCGGTACTGGACCGACCGGCTGTCCGGTGCGCCGGAACTGCACCTGCCCACGGAACTGGCGGCACAGCAGCGGTCCGAAGGACGCGGGGCGCACCTGGCCCGTGGCTGGTCCGCGGAACTGGCCGGCCTGGCCCGGGCGGTCGGCGCGGAGCACCGTGCGACGGTCTTCGCGGTCATGCTCGGCGCGGTGGCCGTCGCCCTGTGGCGCCTCAGCGGCCAGGACGACTTCGTGCTCGGTGCCGCGCTCACCCGCCGGCCGGGGGACAGACAGAACGACATCGGGATGTACGTCGACACGTTCCCGCTGCGCGTGGGTATCGAGGAGAACCTCACCTTCGGCGCGTTCGCCCACCGGCTCGGTGCCTGCGTCATGGCGGCTTACCAGTACGGCGCCGTCCCGTTCGAGGACGTCGTCGCCGCCCTGAACCCGGCCCGCGATCCCGGGCGCAATCCGCTGTTCCAGGTGGCCGTCGAGTTCGAGAGCGCGGCGGACGACACGGCCTTCGCCCCGGCGCTGACCGCGACACCGATGGACCTGCCGAAGGACCGTGTGCCGATCGAGCTGACCTTGCACCTGAGCCATGGCGGTGCGGGGATGCGCTGCCTGGCCGAGTACGACGCCGACCGGTACGACGACGCGAGTGTCCGGCGGCTGCTCGACTACGTGGATCTGGCCCTGCGGCACGCCCTGTCCGACCCGGACGTGACTCTCCGCGGACTGCCTGCGCTGACCGAGGCCGACAGTGTCCTGACGGCCGCGGCGGCCGGGCCACCGGCGTATCCGTTCCCCGGCGGTCTGCACGAGCTGATCCTGGACCGGGCGCGCCGCCGGCCGGACGCGGTCGCCCTCGTGCACGGCACCGCGGAGACGACGTACCGGGACCTGGACGCGCGATCCGAGCGCGCCGCGCTGCGCCTGCGGGCCCGCGGCGTCACCCATGGCGATCTCGTGGCCGTCTGCCTGCCGCGCGGCGCGGACCTCATCGTCTGGTTGCTGGCGATCCTGCGCAGCGGCGCCGCCTATCTCCCGGTCGACTTCGCGCTCCCCTGCGCCCGCAAGGATTTCCTGCTGGCGGACAGTGGTGCGGTGCTGCTGGTCACCGGCGAGCGCGAGCCGGGATGGCCGGCGCGGGTCCCGGTCATCGACGTGGACGACGACGGTCCGGACGACCCGGGGCCCCTGGCGCCCGTTGCGGTCGCGCCCGACGATCTCGCGTACTGCATCTACACCTCCGGTTCCACGGGCCGGCCCAAGGGCGTGGACGTGCCGCACCGGGGCCCGGTCAACCTGGTGCTGTGGGACCTGGCGGAACGCGGGCCGCAGGACACGCTGCAGTGGTCGTCGCCGTCCTTCGACGGCAGCGTCATGGAGATCTTCACCACGCTGGCCGGCGGCGCCCGGCTGGTCCTCGTCGACGACGACGTGCGCTACGACCCGGCCGCGGTGGCCGAGGTGATCCGCCGCGACCGGGTGGCCCGGCTGTTCATGCCCTTCACGCCGTTGAAGTACCTGATGGAGACGCACCCCGTCCTGCCGTCCCTGCGCACCCTGGTCTCGGCCGGTGAGCGGACCGGGAGCACGCCGGCCCTGGTGGACTTCCTGGTCGCGCACCCGTCGTGCACGCTGGTCAACATGTACGGGCCGACCGAGGGATCGGTCGCCGCCACGGCGTACCGGGTCGAGCCCGGTGACACCCAGCCGCCTGTCGGCAGTCCGGTCGCGGGCACCACGATCCGGCTGCTCGGCCGGGACGGCAGGCCGGTGCCGATCGGGACCCCCGGCGAGATCCACCTCGCCGGGACCGGGGTCGCCCGGGGCTACCGCAACCGTCCGGACGAGACCGGAGCTGCCTTCCTGCCCGATCCCGAGCGGCCGGGCACGCTGATGTACCGCACCGGGGACCTGGCCCGCCGGCGTGCCGACGGCCTGCTGGTGTACCTGGGCCGCGCCGACGACCAGGTCAAGATCCGCGGTCATCGGATCGAGCCCGGCGAGGTGCAGCGCGTCCTGCTCACCCTTCCCGGCATCCGCGACGCCGCCGTCGCCGCGCGGCCCGGCACCGACGGCGAGCCCCGGCTGGTGGCATGGGTCGTGCCGCACGACCGTACGGACGGCTGGGACCCGGCCGCCCTCGGCGAGGCCGCCGCACGGTTCCTGCCGTCCTACCTGGTTCCCGCCCGCTGGGTCCGCCTGGACGTCCTGCCGGTCACCCCGAACGGCAAACTGGATCGCGACCGGCTGCCCGAGCCGCCGGAGCCGGACACCATCGGGCACCCCCCGACGAGTGACCTGGAGAAACGGCTGCACGACCTGTGGCGCGAGGAACTGGGCTGCCCGGCCTTCGATGTCACCCGCACCTTCTTCGACCTGGGTGGGCACTCGCTGTCCGCGGTGCGGCTGCTGCACCGGGTCGCCGAGGACCTGGGCCGCGAGCTCAGCCTCAAGGACTTCTTCCAGGCGCCGACGGTGCGCTCCGTGGCCGCTCGCCTGGCGGCTGCGCACACCGTTCCGCTGACCTCCGCCCAGCGGCGGATGTGGCGCCGGCATCAGGCTCACGGCCGCCCCGAGGTGCACACCATGGGCCTGCGCGTCGATCTCACGGGACCGCTCGACCACCTGGCGCTCGCCACCGCCCTGAACGAGGTGGTACGCCGGCACGACGCGCTCCGGATCCGGGTCGTGCACCGCGACGGCGTACCGCAGCAGGAGATCGTCGCGCCGTTCCACCTGGACGTACCGGTCACGGAGCTGCCGAAGGACGAGCAGGTGGTCCAGCGGTGGTGCGCGGAGCAGACCGGGGCGGCCTTCGCCCTCGACCGGGCTCCGCTGCTGCGGGTGCGCGTCGCTCGCCTTGCCGAGGAGCAGTGGGTGCTGGTCTTCGCTGCGCACCACATCATCGGTGACGGATGGTCCCTGCACCTGCTCTGGCAGGAGATCTCGGAGCTCTACTCGGCACAGGTCACCGGCCGGACGCCGGCCCCGGCGCCGCCCTCCCGGCAGTTCTCCGAGTACGCCCGCCGGGAACACACCGAGCTGCAGGGCGATCGGCGGCGGGCCCTCGAGGCGTACTGGCGGGAGCTGCTCGCCGGCGCGGAGCTCGATGCCGCCCTGCCCGGCAACCGTCCCCGACCCGCCCGGCTGTCCGGACGTGGTGCGGTGCACCGCTGTCACATCGGGGCACACACCACCGCCGGCCTGCGTGCTGTCGCGGAGGAGGCGGGTGCGTCCCTGCCGACGGTACTGGCCGCGCGGTGCGGCTTGTGGCTGTCCCGGCTCTGCGGGCGGCAAACGGTGGTGCTGGCCCTGTCGAGCGCCCGCCGGAGCCACCCGGGCGACGAAACCGTCGTCGGCTACCTCGGCGAGGCGGTGCCGGTGCGCATCGACGTCGCCGAGGCGGCCGACTTCGCCCAGCTGGTCCGGCACACCGGGGAGCGGCTGTACTCCGCTCTCGATCACGAGGCACTCCCGCTGGCCGACATCTGGCAGGCCGCCGACCCCGGACGACCGGCTCTGCTCGCCCCGGACATCATGGTGACCGTCATGAGCGGCCCGGCCCCGCAGGTGCGCATGGCCGGACTGGTCGCGCAGGTCACGCCGGTGGCGGCGCCCGGTGTGGCCCGGACCGGGCTCTACGTGGTCCTGACCCCCGCAGCCACCGGCGTCGACGTGGCGATCGAGTACTCCACCGACCTCTTCACCGAGGAGACCGTCGCGTCCTGGGCAGCCGAGCTGGCCGAGCTCGGCTGA